The proteins below come from a single Thermopolyspora flexuosa genomic window:
- the dnaJ gene encoding molecular chaperone DnaJ → MSTKDYLEKDYYAVLGVPKNATAEEIKKAYRRLARKYHPDANAGGDPETTAKFKEVSEAYDVLSDPKRRKEYDEARALFGSGLGGFAGAGARGTGFPFDLFGGVGQQGAGDRIGDLFSGLFGRGGRTTTTRRARRGQDIESEVTLSFSEAVQGTTVSLRLTSSSACQACNGTGARAGTTPRVCPTCEGTGAASRNLGSFAFSEPCRDCRGRGLIVDDPCRVCEGSGRGKSTRTIQARIPAGVADGQRIRLKGKGAPGENGGPAGDLYVQIHVRPHRVFGRSGDNLTITVPITFTEAALGAEIKVPTLGGMPVTLRIPPGTPNGRTFRVRGRGAARKDGTKGDLLVTVEVAVPQHVDDEMRAALEKLHDPKEGADLRADLIKQAQSE, encoded by the coding sequence ATGAGCACCAAGGACTACCTGGAAAAGGACTACTACGCCGTCCTTGGTGTGCCCAAGAACGCGACCGCCGAAGAGATCAAGAAGGCGTACCGCAGGCTGGCCCGGAAGTACCATCCGGACGCCAACGCGGGCGGCGACCCGGAGACCACCGCGAAGTTCAAGGAGGTCTCCGAGGCGTACGACGTCCTCTCGGATCCCAAGCGGCGCAAGGAGTACGACGAGGCGCGTGCGCTGTTCGGGTCTGGCCTCGGCGGTTTCGCCGGGGCCGGCGCCCGCGGCACCGGGTTCCCCTTCGATCTCTTCGGCGGCGTCGGCCAGCAGGGGGCGGGCGACCGGATCGGCGACCTGTTCAGCGGGTTGTTCGGCCGGGGCGGGCGCACCACCACCACCCGCCGGGCACGCCGCGGGCAGGACATCGAGTCCGAGGTCACGCTGTCGTTCAGCGAAGCGGTCCAGGGCACGACCGTCTCGCTCCGGCTGACCAGCTCCTCGGCGTGCCAGGCCTGTAACGGCACCGGCGCGAGGGCGGGCACCACCCCGCGCGTCTGCCCCACCTGCGAGGGCACCGGGGCGGCCAGCCGGAACCTGGGCAGCTTCGCCTTCTCCGAGCCGTGCCGCGACTGCCGCGGGCGTGGCCTCATCGTCGACGACCCCTGCAGGGTGTGCGAGGGCAGCGGCCGGGGCAAGAGCACCCGCACCATCCAGGCGCGCATCCCGGCGGGCGTCGCCGACGGTCAGCGCATCCGGCTGAAGGGCAAGGGCGCCCCGGGCGAGAACGGCGGCCCGGCGGGCGACCTGTACGTCCAGATCCACGTACGGCCGCACCGGGTGTTCGGCCGCTCGGGGGACAACCTCACGATCACCGTGCCGATCACGTTCACCGAGGCGGCGCTGGGCGCCGAGATCAAGGTGCCCACCCTCGGGGGCATGCCGGTCACGCTCCGCATCCCGCCGGGCACGCCGAACGGCCGCACCTTCCGGGTCCGCGGGCGCGGCGCCGCGCGCAAGGACGGCACCAAGGGCGACCTGCTGGTGACCGTCGAGGTGGCGGTGCCGCAGCACGTCGACGACGAGATGCGCGCCGCCCTGGAGAAGCTGCACGACCCGAAGGAAGGGGCCGACCTGCGGGCCGATCTCATCAAGCAGGCCCAGAGCGAGTAG
- the grpE gene encoding nucleotide exchange factor GrpE translates to MTTRENGSEQGPVIRDNRKIDPETGQVRERAMPEPGDILDSAPAQQQAGAEPKEDKGAVDSRVEELTRQLAERTEDLQRLQAEYANYRKRVERDRAAVRELAVASVLTELLPVLDDIGRAREHGELVGGFAKVSEVLESVLGKLGLESFGTKGDPFDPTVHEALMHSYSSEVTETTCVEILQLGYRLGDRILRPARVAVAEPAEPEQDATSAADAASSGESSSGGSSETPSGGSGESASGEPSSQPAGSGDGSGGATGDDSAKAPGSGD, encoded by the coding sequence GTGACGACGCGCGAGAACGGCTCCGAACAGGGGCCGGTGATCCGCGACAACCGGAAGATCGACCCTGAGACCGGGCAGGTGCGCGAGCGCGCCATGCCCGAGCCCGGCGACATCCTCGACTCCGCGCCCGCGCAGCAGCAGGCCGGCGCTGAGCCGAAGGAGGACAAGGGCGCGGTCGACTCGCGCGTCGAGGAACTCACCAGGCAGCTCGCGGAACGCACCGAGGACCTGCAGCGGCTCCAGGCGGAGTACGCCAACTACCGCAAGCGGGTCGAGCGGGACCGGGCCGCGGTCCGCGAGCTCGCCGTCGCCTCCGTGCTCACCGAGCTGCTGCCCGTGCTCGACGACATCGGGCGGGCGCGCGAGCACGGCGAGCTCGTCGGCGGGTTCGCCAAGGTGAGCGAGGTGCTGGAGTCCGTGCTCGGCAAGCTCGGGCTGGAGTCCTTCGGCACGAAGGGCGACCCGTTCGACCCGACCGTGCACGAGGCCCTCATGCACAGCTACTCCTCGGAGGTGACCGAGACCACCTGCGTGGAGATCCTTCAGCTGGGATACCGGCTCGGCGACCGGATCCTGCGCCCGGCACGGGTCGCGGTGGCCGAGCCCGCCGAGCCCGAGCAGGATGCCACGTCCGCCGCGGATGCGGCATCCTCGGGTGAGTCGTCCTCAGGCGGGTCGTCCGAGACGCCTTCCGGCGGATCGGGCGAGTCCGCCTCGGGCGAGCCATCCTCGCAACCGGCCGGATCCGGTGACGGTTCCGGGGGCGCGACCGGAGATGATTCCGCCAAGGCCCCCGGGTCCGGCGACTGA
- the dnaK gene encoding molecular chaperone DnaK, whose product MGRAVGIDLGTTNSVVAVLEGGEPTVIANAQGSRTTPSVVAFAKNGEVLVGEVAKRQAVTNVDRTIRSVKRHMGTGWKKEIDGKTFTPQQISAFVLQKLKADAEAYLGEKITDAVITVPAYFNDAQRQATKEAGQIAGLNVLRIINEPTSAALAYGLDKEKDQTILVFDLGGGTFDVSLLDVGSEDGHGFVEVKATSGDNHLGGDDWDQRIVDELVRRFQNAHGVDLSKDKMAMQRLREAAEKAKIELSQQSETTINLPYITASSEGPLHLDEKLTRAEFQRLTADLLERCKGPFHQVIKDAGIKVSDIDHVVLVGGSTRMPAVSDLVRELTGKEPNKGVNPDEVVAVGAALQAGVLKGEVKDVLLLDVTPLSLGIETKGGIFTKIIERNTTIPTKRSEVFTTAEDNQPSVQIQVYQGEREIAAYNKKLATFELTGIPPAPRGVPQIEVTFDIDANGIVNVSAKDLGTGKEQSMTITGGSALPKDEIERMMREAEQYAEEDRKRREEAEVRNNADSLVYQTEKFLRENTDKVPADVKSEVESAIADVKKALEGTDINTIRSAAEKLATVSQKMGSAIYAQQSASGDASGSASGASSAQGGKDEDVVEAEIVDDEPKREGGDK is encoded by the coding sequence ATGGGACGTGCGGTAGGTATCGACCTGGGGACGACAAACTCCGTCGTCGCGGTCCTCGAAGGCGGTGAACCCACCGTCATCGCCAACGCGCAGGGCTCCCGGACCACTCCGTCCGTGGTCGCCTTCGCCAAGAACGGCGAGGTGCTCGTCGGCGAGGTCGCCAAGCGCCAGGCGGTGACCAACGTCGACCGGACGATCCGGTCGGTCAAGCGCCACATGGGGACCGGCTGGAAGAAGGAGATCGACGGCAAGACCTTCACGCCGCAGCAGATCAGCGCCTTCGTGCTGCAGAAGCTGAAGGCGGACGCCGAGGCCTACCTCGGGGAGAAGATCACCGACGCCGTCATCACCGTCCCGGCCTACTTCAACGACGCCCAGCGGCAGGCCACCAAGGAGGCCGGCCAGATCGCGGGCCTGAACGTCCTTCGCATCATCAACGAGCCCACCTCGGCGGCCCTCGCCTACGGCCTCGACAAGGAGAAGGACCAGACGATCCTCGTCTTCGACCTCGGCGGCGGCACCTTCGACGTGTCGCTGCTCGACGTCGGCTCCGAGGACGGCCACGGCTTCGTCGAGGTGAAGGCCACCAGCGGTGACAACCACCTCGGTGGTGACGACTGGGACCAGCGCATCGTCGACGAGCTGGTGCGGCGCTTCCAGAACGCGCACGGCGTCGACCTGTCCAAGGACAAGATGGCCATGCAGCGGCTGCGCGAGGCCGCGGAGAAGGCCAAGATCGAGCTGTCCCAGCAGTCGGAGACCACGATCAACCTGCCGTACATCACGGCCTCGTCCGAGGGCCCGCTGCACCTGGACGAGAAGCTCACCCGGGCCGAGTTCCAGCGGCTCACCGCCGACCTGCTCGAGCGCTGCAAGGGCCCGTTCCACCAGGTGATCAAGGACGCCGGCATCAAGGTGTCCGACATCGACCACGTGGTGCTCGTCGGCGGCTCGACCCGTATGCCGGCGGTGAGCGACCTCGTTCGCGAGCTGACCGGTAAGGAGCCGAACAAGGGCGTCAACCCCGACGAGGTGGTGGCGGTCGGCGCCGCGCTCCAGGCCGGTGTGCTCAAGGGCGAGGTCAAGGACGTCCTGCTGCTCGACGTCACCCCGCTGTCGCTCGGCATCGAGACCAAGGGCGGCATCTTCACCAAGATCATCGAGCGGAACACGACGATCCCGACCAAGCGCTCGGAGGTCTTCACCACGGCCGAGGACAACCAGCCGTCGGTGCAGATCCAGGTCTACCAGGGCGAGCGCGAGATCGCCGCGTACAACAAGAAGCTCGCCACCTTCGAGCTGACCGGCATCCCGCCGGCGCCGCGCGGCGTGCCGCAGATCGAGGTCACCTTCGACATCGACGCCAACGGCATCGTCAACGTGTCGGCGAAGGACCTCGGCACCGGCAAGGAGCAGTCGATGACCATCACCGGTGGCTCGGCGCTCCCCAAGGACGAGATCGAGCGCATGATGCGCGAGGCCGAGCAGTACGCCGAGGAGGACCGCAAGCGCCGCGAGGAGGCCGAGGTCCGCAACAACGCCGACTCGCTCGTCTACCAGACCGAGAAGTTCCTCCGGGAGAACACCGACAAGGTGCCGGCCGACGTCAAGTCGGAGGTGGAGAGCGCCATCGCCGACGTGAAGAAGGCGCTCGAGGGCACCGACATCAACACGATCCGCAGCGCCGCGGAGAAGCTCGCCACGGTCAGCCAGAAGATGGGCTCCGCGATCTACGCGCAGCAGAGCGCGTCCGGTGACGCCTCCGGCTCGGCGAGCGGCGCCTCCTCCGCGCAGGGCGGCAAGGACGAGGACGTGGTCGAGGCGGAGATCGTCGACGACGAGCCTAAGCGGGAGGGCGGCGACAAGTGA